A stretch of Paracoccus sp. N5 DNA encodes these proteins:
- the aroC gene encoding chorismate synthase, whose translation MSVNTFGRVFTFTTWGESHGPALGATVDGCPPGVALDEAWIQQFLDRRRPGTSKFTTQRQEPDQVRILSGVFEGRTTGTPIQLMIENTDQRSKDYGDIAQAFRPGHADIAYHLKYGIRDYRGGGRSSARETAARVAAGGVAQAVLRDLVPGLKITGYMVQMGTLHLDRANFDAAEIGRNPFFLPDASAVPAWEDYLNGIRKAQDSVGAALEVLIQGCPPGLGAPVYAKLDTDLAAAMMSINAVKAVEIGEGMAAAALTGTENADEIRMGNEGPRYLSNHAGGILGGISTGQDIVVRFAVKPTSSILTPRRTINQKGEEIELITKGRHDPCVGIRAVPIAEAMAACVILDHLLLDRAQTGGQRGRIG comes from the coding sequence ATGAGCGTCAACACATTCGGCCGCGTCTTCACCTTCACCACCTGGGGCGAAAGCCACGGTCCGGCGCTTGGCGCCACCGTGGACGGCTGCCCGCCCGGCGTCGCGCTGGACGAGGCCTGGATCCAGCAATTCCTGGACCGCCGCCGGCCCGGCACGTCCAAATTCACCACGCAGCGGCAAGAGCCGGACCAGGTCCGCATCCTTTCGGGCGTGTTCGAGGGACGGACCACCGGCACGCCGATTCAGCTGATGATCGAGAACACCGACCAGCGCAGCAAGGATTACGGCGACATCGCCCAGGCCTTCCGTCCCGGCCATGCCGATATCGCCTATCACCTGAAATACGGCATCCGCGACTATCGCGGCGGCGGGCGGTCCAGCGCGCGCGAGACGGCGGCGCGGGTCGCGGCCGGGGGCGTCGCCCAGGCGGTGCTGCGCGACCTGGTGCCGGGGCTGAAGATCACCGGCTACATGGTGCAGATGGGCACGCTGCACCTGGACCGGGCGAATTTCGACGCGGCAGAGATCGGCAGGAACCCGTTCTTTCTGCCCGATGCCTCGGCGGTGCCGGCCTGGGAGGATTACCTGAACGGCATCCGCAAAGCCCAGGACAGCGTCGGCGCCGCGCTCGAGGTGCTGATCCAGGGCTGCCCGCCGGGCCTGGGCGCGCCGGTCTATGCCAAGCTCGACACCGACCTGGCGGCGGCGATGATGTCGATCAACGCGGTGAAGGCCGTCGAGATCGGCGAGGGCATGGCGGCGGCGGCCCTGACCGGCACCGAGAATGCCGACGAGATCCGCATGGGCAACGAGGGCCCGCGCTATCTCTCGAACCACGCCGGCGGCATCTTGGGCGGCATCTCGACCGGGCAGGATATCGTGGTCCGTTTCGCGGTGAAGCCCACGAGCTCGATCCTGACCCCGCGCCGGACCATCAACCAGAAGGGCGAGGAGATCGAGCTGATCACCAAGGGCCGGCACGACCCCTGCGTCGGCATCCGTGCCGTGCCCATCGCCGAGGCCATGGCGGCCTGCGTGATCCTGGACCATCTGCTTCTGGACCGGGCCCAGACCGGCGGCCAACGCGGCCGCATCGGCTAA
- a CDS encoding substrate-binding domain-containing protein translates to MKSAQLTVSALAVIAATASVASARDQIQVAGSSTVLPYSTIVAEAFGENTDFPTPVVESGGSSAGLKKFCEGVGENTIDIANSSRPIKDSEREACKAAGVTDIMEVRIGYDGIVFASDIAGNDFQFTAADWFNALAAEVVKDGKVVANPYTKWSEIRADLPEQEILAFVPGTKHGTREVFEEKVIAAGCKESGAAEVFAKEKGEEDGESACMALRTDGKSVDIDGDYTETLARIQSAKNGIGVFGLSFYENNTDKLKVATIAGITPSTETIAKGEYPVSRPLFFYVKKQHIGEIQGLKEFAEFFVSDEIAGPEGPLAAYGLVADPELATVQKAVADEVTMAE, encoded by the coding sequence ATGAAATCCGCCCAACTCACCGTTTCGGCCCTGGCCGTGATCGCCGCCACCGCCTCGGTCGCCTCGGCCCGCGACCAGATCCAGGTCGCCGGCTCGTCCACGGTGCTGCCCTATTCGACCATCGTCGCCGAAGCCTTCGGCGAGAATACCGACTTCCCGACCCCGGTGGTGGAATCGGGCGGTTCCTCGGCCGGTCTGAAGAAATTCTGCGAGGGCGTGGGCGAGAACACCATCGACATCGCCAACTCCTCGCGCCCGATCAAGGACAGCGAGAGGGAGGCCTGCAAGGCCGCCGGCGTGACCGACATCATGGAAGTCCGCATCGGCTATGACGGCATCGTCTTTGCCAGCGACATTGCCGGCAACGACTTCCAGTTCACCGCCGCCGACTGGTTCAACGCCCTGGCCGCCGAGGTGGTCAAGGACGGCAAGGTGGTCGCGAACCCCTATACCAAGTGGAGCGAGATCCGCGCCGACCTGCCCGAGCAGGAGATCCTGGCCTTCGTGCCCGGCACCAAGCACGGCACCCGCGAGGTCTTCGAGGAGAAGGTGATCGCGGCCGGCTGCAAGGAATCCGGCGCCGCCGAGGTCTTTGCCAAGGAAAAGGGCGAGGAGGACGGCGAATCGGCCTGCATGGCGCTGCGCACCGACGGCAAGTCCGTGGACATCGACGGCGACTATACCGAGACCCTGGCCCGCATCCAGTCGGCCAAGAACGGCATCGGCGTCTTCGGCCTGTCCTTCTATGAAAACAACACCGACAAGCTGAAGGTCGCGACCATCGCCGGCATCACCCCCTCGACCGAGACCATCGCCAAGGGCGAATACCCGGTGTCGCGCCCGCTGTTTTTCTATGTCAAGAAGCAGCACATCGGCGAGATCCAGGGCCTGAAGGAATTCGCCGAATTCTTCGTCTCGGACGAGATCGCCGGACCCGAGGGGCCGCTGGCCGCCTATGGCCTGGTCGCCGATCCGGAACTGGCCACGGTGCAGAAGGCCGTCGCCGATGAAGTGACTATGGCCGAATAA